In the Paenibacillus sp. FSL R7-0337 genome, ACGGAACATTCCATACCGTGTCATGCGCCAGCCGGTGGCCCTGATAGCCGTCCTCGCCGTAAGCCGTACCGTGATCGGAAAAAGCCAGACAGAATACCGGATTGCCCCGCTTCCGGAACGCATCGAACAGACGCCCAAGCTCCCCGTCGGCATAACGCAGCGCTGCACGCTGGCTGTCCACCGAATCCTTGCGGGCGCCCGGCAGGAACATATGGTTCGGGCCATGGATCGCTGACACGTTCATGAACAGGAACAGCCGCTGGTCCAGCGGGGTGTTGCCGAGCAGCTTGAGCGCGTGATTCACCTGGTGCTCCGTCGAGCGCGGGTTCGTGACCCCGAAGGTCATCCGCCAGTAGCTCTGCTGGAAATAACCGGGGAGGACGCGGGCGAGGGGCACTTTTTTGCTGAAAAAGATGACGCCCCCGATACACACCGTCTGATAACCCGCTGCAGCCAGCCCCGACACCATATCCGGTGTATCGAACAGCCAGGTGTGGGGATGGGTCTTCATCCCGGTATTCTTGGAGTGGAACAGCCGCACATGCTCAGCCTTATTCGTGTCAGCCGGAGTGGGCAGGAAGCCGCCGAAGAAGGCGTGATGAGCCGCATAAGTGAAGCTGCCGGGAGTATGCCGCTGTTCCCAGGAGCCGCTGCCGCACAGATTGGGGCAATTCGCCTCCTCCAGCACAGCCGCATCGTAGCGCAGAGTATCGAGTGTAATCATTAATATATCGTGGGTGCCGACAATGGCATTCATATCGGTCATGGGGCCGGATTCCTCCTAAGGCAGCTGCTTCATTTCCCATTCGTAGGTGCTGCAGCCTTGGTATTCAATATCGTACAACAAGTCGCCAAAAGGATTCACATCCGCCGTATACGTCTGCCCGGTGCTTCCAACCAGCACATCGATGCCCGCGACGGAACAGTTTGGAAAAGCGGCCAGCGAAGCCTCCGCTGTCCGGCGCACCTCAGCCTGCTGCGCCTCGCTCAGTCCGGCCTCCGCCGGAGTCATCCGCTGGCTGCGCAGATGCAGATTCGTAATCGGTGTGGTGCTCACCCTGGCGACAGCGTGGCAGGCTTCTCCAGCGACAACCAGCTGGCGGATGTCGAAGGAATGCCCATCCCTGCCGGGCTTCGGAATCCACTGCTCGGCATAGGCGCCGTGGCGGTAGAGCCAGTTAATGATGCCGGTAAGGCGGGCAGAATCTGTATAGCGCTGCAGCTTGCTGGAATTATAATACACCGGGGGCCGGGTGATATAGCTCTCGACCCCGATGGTAGTGACCGCTGACTCAGCTCCCGTGGCCGGGTTCAGCTGATAAGCAATCACGCCGGAAGCGGCGGAGCCGCTGGCCAGCTTGATGAATACGCGGTGCATCCGCTGCGACAGCATCAGCTCGCGCAGGGAGGCGTAGTCCACGGGGACTTGTCCGCCGCTGCCGCGAAGCGGCCGGGGAACAGAGACGCCGGCCTCAGCCAGAATCTGCTGGGTCCGGCGCTTGTCTGTCATGGCTGCGATCTCCGCCGGGTCATTGGTCCAGCGGGAGGCGGGCAGAAGCTGCCCGGCCTCCTGCCGGAGCCGCTCCAGCAGGCGGCAGTAGCCGCGGAACCACTGGGACGGGTGATGCAGCACGCCGGGCATGTCCTTCAGGGCGGAGGCCGCTTTGAAGCTTAGCGGCCGCAGGTCCGGCTGCTGCCCGAACGGGTGCAGCGAGTCGTCCGCGTCCGGCGCATCGGGTGCGCCCAGCGCGATAAGCGCCCGCTCCAGCGCGAAGCTGCCGCCGGGGGATTCCAGGCGCAGCAGCGGCGCGCACGCTGCGGGCTCCGGCACAGCGGGCACGCTGGAGCTGCCGCCTGGAGAATCCGGCCGCAGGTGCTGCGCTTCCGCTGCGGGTCCCGGCGCGGAGTGCCCGCCGCTCCGGCGGTCCGTTGTAGCCGGCTGTGCCGGAACCGGCGTCCCGTTCAGCGCTGGCGAACTCAGCCCCGGCGGTTCCGGAATTGTGCCCCGAAGCTGCCGGCTCACCTGTTCCGGCAGCCAGGCTGCCTGCTGCTGCACAGCCAGCGTAAGCAGATCAGCCAGCGGCTGGTTCTCCAGCAGCCCGGCGTAGGGAATCAGCAGCGCCGGGGGCATCCCGAGACGCGAACGCGCCTGCTGGATACCGGCCGAGCGCCGGTCGCCGGGCTGGCAGAAGACAATCAGCGGTGCTGCGGGCTGCATTATTCTGTGATCGACGGATAACGCCAGTCATCATCGTCATCGGCTTGCTGCTGGTCGCTGACATCGACCGGCAAGCCGCTGTTCTTCAGACGCAGCATCATCTCGTCAGACATGAAGTGATGGCTCAGATTGAGCTGCTTCAGTCCCTTGACCCGCTCGCTGGCTAGCAGCGCCTCTGCGCCGGTGTCGCTAAGCGTTCCCAGTGACATATCGAGGGTATGGAGCTGGTCCAGAATCGGCGCATCCGCCAGGGCTGCGGCAATTTCGTCCTGGATCTCACTGTTTTTGAGTCCAAGATAGGTTAGCTTAGGGAATTTCCCAAGCTCGATCAGCGGCAGAAGGTCCTCCAGCCCGCCGTCGAAGCCGTAATTGTCCACCCCAAGATAGAGTTCGAGCTTCTGCAGGTTAGGCAGAGTGGAACCGGCGATATCCGCCAGCACATCCTTGCCGAGTCCGCCTGTAATAATAATCAGTTCTTCGAGCTTGTCGTGCTGCAGCTGGCTTAGCCGCAGACTGGTACCGCCCTGGATCGTCAATGACTGAAGCTCCGGATAGGCAGGGAGCAGCGGGGAGAGGTCACTCTGGGTAATCCACGAGATTTCACATTCCTCGTAGCTCATTTCCCCGATGAACAGCTTGCGCAGTGCCGGGAAGCTTGCGCTATACTTCACCAGCGCCTCGGCAACCTCCTCCGAGCTGTTTTCGTAGGCTTGTCCCCAATCTCCAATTGTAAGGCTGGTCAGGCTGGCGGCTTCAGGGCTTCCGCTTAAGCGTTCAATCTCCGTTACCATCCGCTTGCCTTCTTCATATCCATCATAATCAATACTGAGCTTCACTGCTGTCATGAACAATCCCTCCCAGAAAATAGTACCTTCCAAATCACCCTAACATGCAGGGAGAGGGAGAGTCAAATAGCAGAGGAACAAGTGTCCCTATTTGCCCGTTAACTCCTGTAACCACGGGGGTGTACGGGTCAAATGTAATCGAAAAACCGATCACATTGCGCTTGGTGGTATTATCCCCTTCAAGTAGACACTCGTAAAAACCCTCATGTGTTAACATGAGGAAGTGAGTGACCATGGAGGGGATTTTGGTATGGCCAAAAAGGGACAAGTATTTCAATCGTACACAGAGGAATTCAAGAAAGAGGCTATTCAAGCCTATTGTACAGGAGGGGAGAGCTATAAGGTCGTCTCCGACAGGTTGGGGATTGTGAACTGTACCCAGCTTAAAGTATGGGTAAAGAAATATCGGAATGGGGAGCCACTCCATACACCAAAAGGGGTAACAAGCCCCTTAAAAGGACGTCCACGATCTACATTTGCCAGTATAGAAGAAGAACGAGATTACTTAAAGGCACAGGTGGACTACTTAAAAAAGCGGTATCCAAATCTATAAAGGGAGGGAAGCTTGGACTACACGACAAATACGCCATCCTTGAAGAACTACGTGACCAACATCGCATCACCCGCCTATTAGCCATTGCAGAGGTATCGCGGGCAAATTACTACAAGTGGCGAGGTGCACAGGTTCGACGAATGGATGCCTATGAGCAAAAGCACGCCATGAAAGAGCATATGGTAGCTATTCACCTGGCTCATCCCTATTTCGGGTACCCTCGAATGCAGGCAGCCCTGCGGGAGGCAGGCTACCTCGTCAACCACAAGAAGGTATGGCGGCTCATGAAAGAGCTATCGATCCAGTCCGTCATTCGCAAGAAAAGGCGTCGTGCGGGCTCTGCTCCTTCCGTGGTCTACCCGAACCGGTTAAAGCGTAAGTTTCATGCGACAGCCCCACAGCAGAAGCTAGTCACGGACATTACGTATATCTCAGACGGCACCCGCTTTTATTATCTGTCTGCGATTCAGGACCTCTTCAACAATGAAATTGTAGCTTGGCAGATCTCGGAGCGAAACGACGTAAACCTCGTCCTGGATACGGTTGAACAGTGGACGCGGAAAAGAGACGTGTCTGAGGCCGTGCTCCATTCGGACCAAGGCTTTCAGTACACGTCTCAGGCGTACAACACACGATTAGAGGCATTCGGCGTCAAGGGCAGCCACTCTCGCAAAGCAACCTGCCTGGATAACGCCTGCATCGAATCCTTCTTTTCGCATCTGAAGACAGAAAAGTTGTACCTTCACCAGTGTAAGTCAGAAGCAGAGATTCATCAAGCAGTTGAGGAGTATATCTACTTTTACAATTACCAACGTTTTCAGGCGAAACTGAAACAGCGCGCGCCGATTGAGTATCGGCACGCGCTGGCTGCTTAGCTTTTTTTATCTGTCTACTTGACAGGGGTATGACCATGGCGGAGGTGTGCAGACCGAATGTAATCGAAAAACCGATCACATTTAGCGTGGCGGTGGCGTGGCGGGGGTTGCCGCGAAGGATGCGCCCCAGAGCGCAAAAAAGCACTATCCGCCCGTCCTGGGGAATAGTGCTCTGCATGATTTACACCCAGCCGAACAGCCGGGCCGCCGAAGCCACCGCGAAGGTTACGCCGATAGCGATAGCGAGCGGGATTACAGCGGAGAGCACAGCCCATTTCAGGCTTTTGGTCTCCTTGTAGATGTTCACCAGTGTGGTGCCGCAAGGATAGTGGAGCAGGGAGAACAACATCATAT is a window encoding:
- a CDS encoding STM4013/SEN3800 family hydrolase, with product MTDMNAIVGTHDILMITLDTLRYDAAVLEEANCPNLCGSGSWEQRHTPGSFTYAAHHAFFGGFLPTPADTNKAEHVRLFHSKNTGMKTHPHTWLFDTPDMVSGLAAAGYQTVCIGGVIFFSKKVPLARVLPGYFQQSYWRMTFGVTNPRSTEHQVNHALKLLGNTPLDQRLFLFMNVSAIHGPNHMFLPGARKDSVDSQRAALRYADGELGRLFDAFRKRGNPVFCLAFSDHGTAYGEDGYQGHRLAHDTVWNVPYREFIL
- a CDS encoding STM4014 family protein, whose amino-acid sequence is MQPAAPLIVFCQPGDRRSAGIQQARSRLGMPPALLIPYAGLLENQPLADLLTLAVQQQAAWLPEQVSRQLRGTIPEPPGLSSPALNGTPVPAQPATTDRRSGGHSAPGPAAEAQHLRPDSPGGSSSVPAVPEPAACAPLLRLESPGGSFALERALIALGAPDAPDADDSLHPFGQQPDLRPLSFKAASALKDMPGVLHHPSQWFRGYCRLLERLRQEAGQLLPASRWTNDPAEIAAMTDKRRTQQILAEAGVSVPRPLRGSGGQVPVDYASLRELMLSQRMHRVFIKLASGSAASGVIAYQLNPATGAESAVTTIGVESYITRPPVYYNSSKLQRYTDSARLTGIINWLYRHGAYAEQWIPKPGRDGHSFDIRQLVVAGEACHAVARVSTTPITNLHLRSQRMTPAEAGLSEAQQAEVRRTAEASLAAFPNCSVAGIDVLVGSTGQTYTADVNPFGDLLYDIEYQGCSTYEWEMKQLP
- a CDS encoding STM4015 family protein, which codes for MTAVKLSIDYDGYEEGKRMVTEIERLSGSPEAASLTSLTIGDWGQAYENSSEEVAEALVKYSASFPALRKLFIGEMSYEECEISWITQSDLSPLLPAYPELQSLTIQGGTSLRLSQLQHDKLEELIIITGGLGKDVLADIAGSTLPNLQKLELYLGVDNYGFDGGLEDLLPLIELGKFPKLTYLGLKNSEIQDEIAAALADAPILDQLHTLDMSLGTLSDTGAEALLASERVKGLKQLNLSHHFMSDEMMLRLKNSGLPVDVSDQQQADDDDDWRYPSITE